From the genome of Salvelinus alpinus chromosome 19, SLU_Salpinus.1, whole genome shotgun sequence, one region includes:
- the LOC139544880 gene encoding putative nuclease HARBI1 isoform X1: MSSSPSLATEDSVTSKRSSIGLQMVCNADCVISNVVAKWPGSVHDSRIFRASEIYQCLSQGEFSGVLLGDRGYGCQPFLLTPFTDPQEAQQAYNHAHARTRARVEMTFGLLKARFHCLHKLRVSPVRACDITVACAVLHNVACLRKERAPRVPPAMDWDNPAIFPDDDSGRLLRDQYVLNYFS, translated from the exons atgtcttcatctccttccctggccacagaagactctgtgacatcaaagaggagttctataggattgcag atggtctgcaatgctgactgtgtgatcagcaatgttgtggcaaaatggcctggctcagtccatgactccagaatctttcgggcctctgaaatctatcagtgcctatcacaag gtgaattctctggtgtgttgctgggagacagggggtatggctgccagccttttctcctgacacctttcacagacccccaggaagcacagcaggcctacaaccatgcccatgccaggaccagggccagagttgaaatgacctttggcctcctgaaggcacgctttcactgccttcacaaattaagggtcagccctgttagggcatgtgatattactgtggcttgtgctgtcctccacaatgtggcctgcctgaggaaggagagggcccccagagtgccaccagccatggactgggacaatccggcaatcttccctgatgacgacagtggtcggctgctgagggaccaatatgtgttgaattattttagttag
- the LOC139544880 gene encoding uncharacterized protein isoform X2, giving the protein MNGPKRTWQQVKIKYKNILQNAVKKNTHRQGTGGGSPKADLTPAEDMALELNKGRPVLEGIPGGKETSIGSSQDATRFIQVSGSTVFLLEPPAQAPDDADPGEGPSAAATAHDGDDDEEETISLDSRRHEDPDAIQWENQPGNIVRINKRTPHPAKFQLR; this is encoded by the exons atgaacgggccaaaacggacatggcagcaggtcaaaatcaaatacaagaacattctgcagaatg cagtgaaaaagaatacccacagacaaggcacgggtggtgggtcaccaaaggctgaccttaccccagcagaggacatggccttggagctaaataaaggcaggcccgtcttagaggggatccctggggggaaagagacgagcataggttcctcccaagatgccacccgcttcattcaag tgtctggcagcactgtgttcctgttagagccaccagcacaagcaccagacgatgctgatcca ggtgaaggccccagtgcagcagcaacagcacatgatggagacgatgatgaggaggagaccatctctctggattccagaaggcatgag gacccagatgctatacagtgggaaaaccagcctggcaacatagtgcgtattaataaaaggacaccacatcctgccaaattccagctgcgctaa